A genome region from Pyrenophora tritici-repentis strain M4 chromosome 9, whole genome shotgun sequence includes the following:
- a CDS encoding SrmB, Superfamily II DNA and RNA helicase — protein sequence MPGLAKRKLKEVGSSATGASSSKKARSSEKIAAKPAPPPEPESSDDDEEVNEDEEDGGAEKDQDKSSAPDAEEEAEPATTGADEVKKTFADLGVREELCDACENLKFKNPTPIQTQAIPLALEGRDVIGLAETGSGKTAAFVLPILQSLLEKPQPLFGLILAPTRELAYQIAQQVDALGSIINVKCATLVGGMDMVPQAIALSKRPHIVVATPGRLLDHLENTKGFSLKHLKYMVLDEADRLLDLDFGPVLDKILKVLPREGRHTYLFSATMSSKVESLQRAALQNPVRVSISSSSHQVVSTLLQRYAFIPHKYKDLYLVHLLNDNIGHPTIIFTRTVNETQRIAVLLRALGFGAIPLHGQLSQSARLGALNKFKSKSRDILVATDVAARGLDIPAVDLIVNFDLPSDSQTYVHRVGRTARAGKSGKAVSFVTQYDLEIWLRIEHALGKKIPEQTFDKDEAM from the exons ATGCCCGGTCTTGCAAAGAGAAAGCTCAAAGAAGTCGGGTCGAGTGCGACCGGTGCGTCGTCGTCGAAGAAGGCGCGATCCTCAGAGAAGATTGCGGCGAAGCCTGCACCGCCGCCCGAACCCGAGTCCAGCGATGACGACGAAGAGGTGAacgaagatgaggaagatggagGTGCCGAAAAGGATCAGGACAAATCGAGTGCACCTGACGCTGAGGAAGAAGCCGAGCCCGCAACAACCGGCGCAGATGAAGTGAAGAAAACATTTGCCGACCTGGGTGTACGAGAAGAACTCTGCGATGCCTGCGAGAACCTCAAGTTCAAGAACCCAACCCCGATTCAGACGCAAGCTATACCCCTCGCTCTCGAAGGCCGCGATGTCATCGGTCTCGCTGAAACTGGTTCCGGAAAGACGGCCGCATTCGTTCTGCCCATTCTTCAATCGCTGTTGGAGAAGCCACAACCACTCTTTGGCTTGATTCTGGCACCTACACGAGAATTGGCATATCAGATTGCACAACAGGTGGATGCCCTGGGCAGCATTATCAACGTCAAATGTGCCACCCTTGTAGGAGGCATGGATATGGTGCCACAAGCCATCGCCCTGTCCAAGCGGCCACACATTGTTGTTGCTACGCCTG GTCGTCTACTTGATCACCTCGAAAACACAAAGGGCTTCTCGCTCAAGCACCTCAAATACATGGTTCTCGATGAAGCCGATCGCCTGCTCGACCTCGACTTCGGTCCTGTCTTGGATAAGATTCTGAAAGTACTGCCCAGAGAAGGACGACACACCTATCTCTTCTCTGCTACCATGTCGTCCAAAGTAGAGAGTCTTCAACGCGCAGCTCTGCAGAACCCAGTCCGGGTGAGCATCAGCAGCTCGTCCCACCAGGTCGTTTCGACACTACTACAGCGATACGCCTTCATACCGCACAAGTACAAGGATCTGTATCTTGTCCACCTGCTCAACGACAACATCGGCCACCCGACCATCATCTTCACCCGCACCGTCAACGAAACCCAGCGTATTGCAGTCCTCCTCCGCGCTCTCGGCTTCGGCGCCATTCCTCTCCACGGTCAGCTTTCGCAGTCTGCACGTCTAGGTGCACTCAATAAGTTCAAATCCAAGAGCCGAGACATCCTCGTAGCCACCGATGTAGCAGCCCGTGGTCTCGATATACCCGCGGTGGACCTTATTGTCAACTTTGACCTCCCCAGTGACTCCCAAACCTACGTCCACCGCGTCGGCCGAACAGCAAGAGCTGGAAAGTCGGGTAAAGCAGTATCGTTCGTCACACAGTACGATCTCGAGATCTGGCTGCGCATCGAGCATGCCTTGGGCAAGAAGATTCCTGAACAGACCTTTGACAAGGACGAGGCAATG TGA